GGGCTTCGTGCGCAGGGATTGGCAGCGCCTTCTGGCAGAGGCCGGGGTGACGGGCGCCGAGGTCGAAGGATGGGTGCCCTTCCGCCTTTGCGTCGCGCAGGTTCGGGGCGATGACGCAAGGCTGTGACATCGTGGTGGTGGGGGGCGGCCCGGCCGGGGCGCATGCCGCCACCCGCCTTGCCGCCGCCGGGCGCGAGGTGGTGGTGCTGGAACGCAGCACCGGCCCGCATCAGAAGATCTGCGGCGAATTCCTCAGCCATGAGGCGATCTTCTATCTGAACCGCCTCGGCATCGACCCGGCGGCGATGGGGGCGGTGCCGATCCGCAGCGTCGCGCTGCTGCGCCGCGGGGCGCAGATCGCAGCCCCCCTGCCCTTCGCCGCCGCCAGCCTGTCGCGCCTGCGTCTGGACGAGGCGCTGCTGACCGCCGCCGCCGCCGCCGGGGCCAAGGTCCGGCGCGGCTGCCGCGTGCGCGCCGTCCGCCGCGCGGGCGCGGGCTGGCAGGTCGATGACGGCGGCGCGGGCCTTGCGGCGCGCCATCTGCTTCTGGCCACCGGCAAGCACGATCTGCGCGGCTGGCGCCGCCCGCCCGGCACCCAGCCCGACCTGATCGGCTTCAAACAGCGGTTCGGCGGCGGCCCCGTCACCGACCGGGTGGAGCTGTGCCTCTTCGACGGCGGCTATTGCGGGATCGAACCGGTGGAGGATGGCGCGATCAACGTCTCGCTCCTGATCCGGCAGGGGCATTGGGCGCGGCTCGGATCGTGGGGGGCGCTGTGGGATCATCTGCTGACTTCCAACCCCGCCCTCGCCCGGCGGATGGAGGGGGCGGTGCCGCTTCTGCCGCGCCCCTTGTCCATCGCCGCGATCCCCTATGGCCATGTGCGCCGGCGCAGCGCGGGGGCGTGGCATCTGGGCGATCAGGCCGCCGTCATCCCCTCCTTTGCCGGGGACGGGATCGCGATGGCGC
This Falsirhodobacter algicola DNA region includes the following protein-coding sequences:
- a CDS encoding FAD-dependent monooxygenase, with protein sequence MTQGCDIVVVGGGPAGAHAATRLAAAGREVVVLERSTGPHQKICGEFLSHEAIFYLNRLGIDPAAMGAVPIRSVALLRRGAQIAAPLPFAAASLSRLRLDEALLTAAAAAGAKVRRGCRVRAVRRAGAGWQVDDGGAGLAARHLLLATGKHDLRGWRRPPGTQPDLIGFKQRFGGGPVTDRVELCLFDGGYCGIEPVEDGAINVSLLIRQGHWARLGSWGALWDHLLTSNPALARRMEGAVPLLPRPLSIAAIPYGHVRRRSAGAWHLGDQAAVIPSFAGDGIAMALHSGALAARHLIGGDGPDRFQRAFAADVGGPVARATLISRMLARPAAQGPLAGLARRWPGLMTRIAASTRIPADRLVV